In Chitinivibrionales bacterium, the following are encoded in one genomic region:
- a CDS encoding LamG-like jellyroll fold domain-containing protein — MSLRSFFCLFFLSAASASAQVPAAGLQAYYPFNGNANDSTGHALNDGKLFLTNPTPFVTDRSGSGLAANFDGVDDYILIPNKSSFNMPRDSAVIFSWFNASVCGKTITGARDIWDTYELSNTGKRREMWLSATAMKDSLGNSFQQLEAVAIVSNNTDTELMVLPFQVHNDGWHSTGVVWEKPILKLYVDGTWAGTKTASIPDAKMSTNNKTTLFGSDVFTAKQCFCGLIDDLRLYNRVLSDSEMTLLAKEGIERVLLPTKGTQPSFYTVIVKNSLRGNYTPVVMSIPSFSWPPVSIALFTVDGRRVANLFWRMKNAGTAECFLDKSGSILHKGVYILKAFSANGSGVAVPVTLLK, encoded by the coding sequence ATGAGCCTTCGATCCTTTTTCTGCCTTTTTTTTCTTTCGGCAGCATCGGCCTCCGCCCAGGTGCCTGCGGCCGGTCTTCAGGCGTATTATCCCTTCAATGGCAATGCGAACGATTCAACCGGCCATGCGCTCAACGACGGAAAACTTTTTCTGACCAACCCGACCCCTTTCGTTACAGACAGAAGCGGCAGCGGCCTGGCTGCCAACTTCGACGGCGTCGACGATTACATTCTCATTCCCAACAAATCGTCGTTCAATATGCCCCGAGACAGCGCCGTGATTTTCTCGTGGTTCAATGCAAGTGTCTGCGGAAAGACCATCACCGGTGCCCGCGACATCTGGGACACGTACGAATTATCGAACACGGGCAAACGGCGCGAAATGTGGCTTTCGGCAACCGCAATGAAAGACTCCCTCGGCAACTCGTTCCAGCAGCTGGAGGCCGTGGCGATCGTGAGCAACAACACCGACACAGAACTCATGGTACTGCCCTTCCAGGTGCACAATGACGGCTGGCATTCAACCGGCGTTGTGTGGGAAAAACCCATCTTGAAATTGTATGTTGACGGCACATGGGCAGGAACAAAAACCGCTTCCATTCCTGACGCGAAAATGTCCACGAATAATAAAACCACGTTGTTCGGTTCAGACGTTTTTACCGCAAAACAATGCTTTTGCGGGCTTATTGACGACCTGCGGCTCTACAACAGGGTATTAAGCGATTCTGAAATGACGCTCCTTGCAAAGGAGGGCATTGAACGGGTGCTATTACCTACAAAAGGAACTCAACCCTCTTTTTACACTGTTATTGTAAAAAATTCCCTTCGGGGAAATTATACCCCGGTTGTCATGTCAATTCCATCCTTTTCATGGCCGCCGGTTTCCATCGCTCTGTTCACGGTGGACGGGCGCCGTGTTGCAAATTTATTTTGGAGAATGAAGAACGCCGGGACGGCGGAATGTTTCCTTGACAAGAGCGGCAGTATTTTACATAAAGGAGTTTATATTCTAAAAGCATTTTCGGCAAATGGTTCAGGCGTCGCCGTTCCGGTCACCCTCTTGAAATAG
- a CDS encoding Hcp family type VI secretion system effector, with the protein MPIPAYLWIKDETGADIKGSVDVAGREGSIEVLEFHHEVRIPTDPDTGRLTGTRKHESLTFVKAFDASSPYLYKAVCEGETFKNVEIKWYNIDDTGSEKEYFNHKLEGVKVCSVKPIMPNVKDATKERFTHMEEISMRYRKITWTFLDGNLQASDSWAEGREGGKS; encoded by the coding sequence ATGCCGATTCCTGCATATCTTTGGATCAAAGACGAAACCGGGGCCGACATCAAGGGTTCGGTGGACGTAGCCGGCCGCGAGGGAAGCATCGAGGTGCTCGAATTCCACCACGAGGTGCGCATCCCCACGGACCCCGACACCGGGCGCCTTACCGGCACCCGCAAACACGAGTCACTCACGTTTGTCAAGGCCTTCGACGCCTCGTCGCCCTACCTGTATAAGGCGGTGTGCGAAGGCGAGACCTTCAAAAACGTCGAGATCAAGTGGTACAACATCGACGACACGGGAAGCGAGAAGGAATATTTCAACCACAAGCTCGAGGGCGTCAAGGTCTGTTCGGTTAAACCGATTATGCCCAATGTAAAGGATGCCACAAAGGAGCGCTTCACCCACATGGAGGAGATCTCCATGCGCTACCGGAAAATTACCTGGACGTTCCTCGACGGAAACCTACAGGCTTCCGATTCCTGGGCGGAAGGAAGGGAAGGCGGCAAGTCTTAA
- the tssC gene encoding type VI secretion system contractile sheath large subunit has protein sequence MPEQEKKAGGKEAQEAHGLEYIYQTMNLSVPAKQIDISEFKSTEVLADSKANERISAALAVFVDSVVASTQSVDKIDKAMLDHHISEIDRKLSLQLDEILHHQNFQKMEAAWRSLKFLVERTNFKKNVKLDILDVSKEELAEDFEDAPETIQSGLYKHVYVSEYDTPGGEPYGTIVSNYEFDSGPSDITLLQNVSKVSAACHCPFLGSVSPKFFGKETIQDLTKIEDLHNYMERSEFLKWNGFRQTEDARYVGLMLPRAMLRLPYGPDTLPVKEFNYTENVKGTDHDKYLWGNASFAFAANMVRSFVDNGWCVQIRGPEAGGKVEDLPVHIYDVGKGNQMKIPTEILIPETREFEFAQEGFIPLSFYKNRNYACFFSANSAQKPAEYDDKAVTANMRINSRLPYIFLVSRIAHYLKVIQRENIGSTKNKVVLQNELNTWIKGLVTEMNDPGPELISTHPLKAAEVTVNEIEDNPGFFRVTLSVQPHFQIEGIDINLSLVSQMPKGK, from the coding sequence ATGCCAGAGCAAGAAAAAAAAGCCGGCGGGAAAGAGGCGCAGGAAGCCCACGGCCTGGAATACATTTACCAGACCATGAACCTTTCCGTTCCCGCAAAGCAAATAGACATATCGGAGTTCAAGAGCACCGAGGTGCTCGCCGACAGCAAGGCCAACGAGCGCATCAGCGCGGCGCTCGCCGTGTTCGTCGACAGCGTGGTCGCCTCGACCCAGAGCGTGGACAAGATAGACAAGGCCATGCTCGACCACCATATCAGCGAGATCGACCGCAAGCTGTCGCTCCAGCTCGACGAAATCCTCCACCACCAGAACTTCCAGAAGATGGAGGCGGCCTGGAGGAGCCTCAAGTTCCTCGTGGAGCGGACGAATTTCAAGAAAAACGTAAAGCTCGACATCCTCGACGTGTCGAAAGAGGAGCTCGCGGAGGATTTCGAAGACGCTCCCGAAACCATTCAATCGGGCCTGTACAAGCACGTGTATGTCAGCGAATACGACACGCCCGGCGGCGAGCCCTACGGCACTATAGTCTCGAATTACGAATTCGACAGCGGCCCGTCGGACATCACACTGCTGCAGAACGTGTCAAAGGTTTCTGCCGCGTGCCACTGCCCCTTTCTCGGATCGGTGAGCCCGAAATTCTTCGGCAAGGAAACCATCCAGGACCTCACCAAAATCGAGGACCTGCATAACTACATGGAACGTTCCGAGTTCCTCAAGTGGAACGGCTTCCGCCAGACCGAGGACGCCCGCTACGTGGGCCTGATGCTGCCGCGCGCCATGCTGCGCCTCCCCTACGGGCCCGATACGCTGCCCGTCAAGGAATTCAATTACACTGAAAACGTCAAGGGAACCGACCACGACAAGTACTTGTGGGGCAACGCGTCGTTTGCGTTCGCGGCGAACATGGTCCGTTCCTTTGTGGACAACGGCTGGTGCGTGCAGATCCGCGGCCCCGAGGCCGGCGGCAAGGTGGAAGACCTGCCCGTGCACATCTACGATGTCGGCAAGGGCAACCAGATGAAAATCCCCACCGAAATTTTGATCCCCGAAACCCGCGAGTTCGAATTCGCGCAGGAAGGGTTCATTCCCCTGTCGTTCTACAAGAACCGCAACTACGCATGCTTCTTCTCGGCAAACTCCGCGCAAAAGCCCGCGGAATACGACGACAAGGCGGTCACCGCGAACATGCGCATCAATTCGCGGCTTCCCTACATTTTCCTTGTTTCGCGGATCGCGCATTATCTTAAAGTGATCCAGCGGGAAAATATCGGCTCCACCAAGAACAAAGTCGTGCTGCAGAACGAGCTTAATACCTGGATCAAGGGTCTTGTAACGGAGATGAACGATCCGGGCCCGGAGTTAATTTCGACACACCCGCTTAAGGCAGCCGAAGTCACGGTGAACGAAATAGAGGACAATCCGGGATTTTTCAGGGTGACCCTCTCGGTGCAACCGCATTTCCAGATCGAAGGCATCGACATCAACCTGTCGCTGGTGTCGCAGATGCCGAAGGGGAAATAA
- the tssB gene encoding type VI secretion system contractile sheath small subunit yields MAGSFQNEIPPARINLKLDVGKGNAKKKIELPLKSLVVGDFSFKKHSDRLSDREKISINKENFTQVMESMDLNLKYNVENKLTGSGDLAVDMKVKNMDSFKPENVAKSIPTLSKLMAARNLLKDLKSNLLDNREFRKRLEEIIKNPNEMKALQEELKKVVAEEKK; encoded by the coding sequence ATGGCTGGCAGTTTTCAAAATGAAATACCCCCTGCCCGGATCAACCTCAAACTTGATGTGGGTAAAGGCAATGCGAAGAAAAAGATCGAATTGCCCCTCAAGTCGCTTGTGGTGGGCGACTTCTCATTCAAAAAACACAGCGACCGCCTGTCGGACCGGGAGAAGATCAGCATCAACAAGGAAAACTTCACCCAGGTAATGGAAAGCATGGACCTCAACCTCAAGTACAACGTGGAGAACAAGCTCACTGGCAGCGGCGACCTTGCGGTCGACATGAAGGTGAAGAACATGGACTCCTTCAAGCCGGAAAACGTGGCAAAAAGCATCCCGACGCTTTCCAAACTGATGGCTGCCAGGAACCTGCTCAAGGACCTCAAGTCGAACCTTCTTGATAACAGGGAATTCCGCAAACGCCTCGAGGAAATCATCAAGAATCCCAACGAAATGAAGGCGTTGCAGGAAGAACTCAAGAAGGTCGTGGCTGAGGAGAAGAAATAA
- a CDS encoding SPFH domain-containing protein, giving the protein MGTNNVIFLEVIEWLDPTGDKMMQRIPEQGSGEIKFGAQLVLRESQAGAFFYNGKAIHVFGPGRHTLQTANIPILNKIMSIPWGLTSPLRAEVYIL; this is encoded by the coding sequence ATGGGTACAAACAATGTGATCTTCCTTGAAGTCATAGAATGGCTTGACCCGACCGGCGATAAAATGATGCAGCGTATTCCTGAACAAGGGTCGGGAGAAATAAAATTCGGCGCGCAATTGGTGTTGCGCGAAAGCCAGGCCGGCGCTTTTTTCTACAATGGCAAGGCCATCCATGTGTTTGGACCGGGCAGGCACACGCTTCAGACCGCCAACATTCCCATTTTGAACAAGATCATGAGCATACCATGGGGGCTCACGAGCCCTTTGCGCGCGGAAGTGTACATCCTGAA